The DNA window CTGGATTTTTTTCTTGAAGCGTTTAAGTGCGCTTTCAATGCTTTCGTCTTGACCAACTTGTATTTCGGACAATTGTACTAACCCCCCTTCAGGTTTTGAGGTTTATTTTATTTGTAAATAACTGTTTTATTACTAATTGTGAATGGAATGAGTTTAAACCTTTCAAGATTGACTTTTTTACCTGTCATTTTTCAGGATTTTACCCATGTTTCGCAATGCTATCACATCATTATGTTAATTACAATAATAAATGTAAAATATTATTAAGTACTATTTAGATTTATCCCGGAGGCCAATTTAAAGGTCTTCCTCCAAGTATATGGATATGTACATGAAAAACAGCTTGTCCCGCGCCTTTGCCTGTGTTTATTACAGTTCTGTAATTTTCTTTTATGCCTAATTTTTCCGCTGTTTTTTGTACTCCCTCAAGAAGTTTTCCCATTAATTCTATATTTTTAAGCTCATTAAGAGAAGAAAAGTGTTCTCTGGGAATAATAAGCGCATGAAAAGGAGCCTGCGGCGTAACGTCTTTGAACGAAACATAAGCATCCGTTTCTAATATAAATTCTGTTTGAATTTCTTTGTTTGCAATTTTGCAAAAAATGCAGTCTTTGGTCATTATTTTTTATTCTCCTGAATTATAGTTTTTCTACGATAAATTCTGCTTCTGCTATTGGTTT is part of the bacterium genome and encodes:
- a CDS encoding histidine triad nucleotide-binding protein, coding for MTKDCIFCKIANKEIQTEFILETDAYVSFKDVTPQAPFHALIIPREHFSSLNELKNIELMGKLLEGVQKTAEKLGIKENYRTVINTGKGAGQAVFHVHIHILGGRPLNWPPG